TATTACTACAGACCACCTTGCTTGATGCCTCCTCCATGGGTGATGGAATCTTTGAGCTAGATAACTGTTCTTGTAACAAGGCTGGCATCATATAGTAGTGGTTTAAGGAGGATGATACTGAATTCAAGATGTCTTGGCCACCTAATTCCTTTGTTCTGACCCCaactgaacacatctgggatgtttgAATGTTTTGAGGAGCACGCGTGTGTTTGTGTAGATAACCAAATCACCTTATCTTTATCCTATTAAATAATCAGGTACACTATTGAGATAATTGTACATCTTTGACTCATTACCATTTCCATGTATTGTGACAATATTTCCACTGCCAATCATCAAAGTGCTTCCGTATGCTTACAATATATCCTAGAGTAACTGCAGCAATGTGTCACCACTATCCTCATGCTGCAAGTAGTGCTAGAATAAACAGGTATATTTGTCTAACTCAGTTGCTTATGAGTGTATTTAAAAGCACTTTTATAGACCAtatcatttacaaataaattttatttatgtttgtattttACCAGGGTAATGACATGATATCAGAACAAATTATATTCATTACCAAATGAAATCAATTTAGGCCACAATTTTTTTAAGTCCTTGTGATTGGCAGCAGACCTGTGATGCACTGAGAACTTTCCTTTAACATCACAAAATAAATCATCTTGGGAATCTTTAGATCAAAACTGGGTAAACGAAAGAACAAAATAATGGATGTTAATTGgccaactatgaaacaaataagagaAGTACCTGAAATGTCTAAAAGAGCACTCATATTCACCACAGATGATTCCTAATTTGACTGACTCTTTGTATCTTGAAAAATTATGTTCTGCTGAAAGGTTCTTGGAAGTTATTGATATTTCAACAATAATGCAGTTGCACTGCTACAATAAATTGAATGCATGCAGTGTAATAGGTTTGAGAGACTATTTTGAAACAGAAAGGTATGATGGTCATATTTTGATGTAAGGAAACATTCTGAGATTTTTCTGTTACTTGCTTTGTTTATTGCACAATCAATAATACACAATTTAAATCAATATTTTCGAAAGGACTATGTGAAACAGTAAAAGAAATGTGGCATTTTGtgtcagatatcttttccaaattttaagaaTGTGATATGGTGAAAAAATTTGGGATTTTCAGCCACAGATTTTCTTAACATGCTAACAACAGTACATACCAAAGAGACGTAAAGTAATAGCATTAATGGAATGATTGGTGACATAAGAAAACAAATTATACTTCTATGCTCAAATCTTTAGACTGTTAACAGCAGATAAAATGTTTGGTGTGTGCGTTGCACATTCGTAACTACAAATTGCTTGTTTTTTTCTacatcctacaaaaaaaaaaattcatcctcAGTGAGCAAAATCAACAAGTAACTAATAAAGATTTACGCCAGGTACTGGTTTTGAAGATATGCTCTGTCCAAAGACTTGTCCTTGACACAGCCTTATGCCCATTCTGGTTATTTAAGTCTTGTTGCCGTATACAATTCtactaaattatttttgttttgtgaaaaaaaacaacggaaaatccagggggAAACAGTAACATTATAACACATTATAATAGGATATGCGACTAACATTACAGAGCTTTCTTCACTAAACAGTAACaagtaggcaaaaatgaaaaatacaagcaCAAATATTGTACACCACACAGTTTCACATCTTTTTGTTTTTAGAATTATCGTCCTCTTTAACAAACTGGTGTCTGTACTAAACTAACAATATGCGTGACTGTTTAATCTCAATCATTCTCGCCAGATAACATAAAATACGAACTTTTTATAAAACTGATTATCACATAAAATTAGTCATTTTCTCAGTTAGCAGTTTCACATGCATCAATCCAGTCGTTATAAACGTCTATGGGTTCTGATAAGCAATTTATCGATGTCTGAAAATCCTCGAGGCAAACACGACACGTTATTCGCGCCGTATTTCTTCCTTTGTCCCTGCAAATGACAAAAAAGCCTCGTTTTAAAATAAACCTTTTCTTTTAAGTTATTTCATTGTACGTGCCACATATTAGAGTTTATTATTCACAAGCCCGAGCGAGACTACGGAACAAAACCCATTACGGGGCACTGGTGGAACAATGTTTATTTCGGTGACGCAACATCAAAAAACTTTACCTTGATGAATTTCGTTTACCCAAGtacaaacataataaataaattctaaaaacaaaaagaagacgTTTATGAAAAAGAATGCAGCTACATACATTTTAACGTCGCACGACTTTTCATGATTACAGAAAGGGCAATTAAATTGCAGATCCAAAGGTTCGATCGCCTTTCTCTTCGGCGGAGGTTTCCTCTTGCTTTTTCGTCGGCCCATGTTCCTTTAAATACAACAATGACAATTACAGCAGAATAATTTTTAATAGGTACGGGGACACTTTCCACGGTATCACTCCATTACTCTTCGCGGCAGAGTTTACTCACTCACTGTGTTGTATACAAACAGTCAGTTCCGATAATCGAACTAAATTGTGTATGTGGAGAGGTGAAGATATTCCATAATAATGACTGCATTGGATGGGCGACGCTTTACAGTAATAATTCAGATGTACGAATCTACCGAAAATATTAGTTATATCTTAGAAGcaataaaatctgaaaaatgtCTAAGAAAATAAAGATTATTGttaaaataaagtgaaaaagtTAATATATATAAAGTGTATTATGAATTCTAATTCTGATTTCGAAATTAAAAATTGCAATTGTTGTCcacaatataaatatttatttgtaagaAAATGATTCTTTCGTCACTGTACCTGTGTTAGCTATTTGATCTTTCGATAAATGTCAGTGACATGACATGTGTTGTCGCGTGGGCGTGTGGTGATTACGTGTTGGTGAATGGAACAACATTATGACAGAAATCTGTTAATGTATAGTAAGTACCGTGCCACTAATTAACCACTCAGAAAATCACTGTGTAATTTGGTGTCAATGCCATTGAAAAGGCAGTCTGTTGTTTGTTCCCGACGTTTTTGGATTATTATGAAATACATAAGCGGAACGGATATGTTATTGTGTTAAAAACTCGTATTTACATACAGCATACAGCATGAGACACTGTCGTCGTACTTGCGGCAGGCTTCTTGAAAAAAAGATGTTTGCATACTATTTAAAATATAATACTTTTGATTACTATATACTGGCATTCAAACAATTTTTTGATGTTAACTTTTGTGGAGCATTTGACATTAAAAGTTTTAATGTGACATTCCACAAAACAACGTCCTCTTCCAAAATGACGTGAGTTACAATATCCACCAAATATTTCTGTCTAATACAAGCCACAAGTTGCCTGTAGAGCACATAACAGTGTTCAGTAATAATTCACACTGATAATTGATTGGAATAAGTTTTTCCAGTAAGTACGtgtatcaataattgtgtgcaGTTGTGGTCGACAGGGAACAGCACATTCCAATGAATTCTGTGGTGAGTAAAGTTGGTGATTTCAGTGATGACAACCCATTTCCATAACAAGCAAACGCTTCAGCTAACGTTCCAATTATATATCATAAATTTCCAAAAAGTCAGTACCGGTATTAAAAACTACTGTTGCTATGCTCCTGATGACCATTAGAAATGTCAGACATTACAAAATGATTAACCGTATGTGTAttacagccatgttttgttttgcaGTGGCTCAAATTATTGACTTTTGCCTATTTaatgctgtagattaaaactatttGCTAGACCAAAACCCAAACTCAGAACCTTTCCTTTGTCAGGTTACACTGTTACAGATGAGCTACTCAGGCACAACTGAGAACCAATTCTCACAACTTCGAAACTGCCAGTACCTCTTCCCTGCTTTCCAAAATCACAAAAGCTCTCCTCCATATTTTACTGGACTAACACTCATGAATGAAAGAATAATGTGAAGCTTCACAAACTAGGAAATGGATGAAATCTGTAGTATATTCTGTGTAAACCTTAGTAAGAATTGCCATGTCATCCTCATTTGATCCTTGAGATGCCATATACAGATGCACAGTTCAACACATATTTCTCCTGGCCATTGTCAAGTTATGGACTTTGTGCCACTACTGCTCAGCCAGTCAGCTCCTCAGTTGGTTTCACGAGGCTCAGCACCATGCTCCAGTCGTCCCACCATGGAAAAATCTGTGAAAGTGTCGGGAATTGAACCTGACTCTATGTGTGGTGTCATCAGTTTCAACATCAAACTGACCCATGAAAGACTGAGTGGAAGGTGTCTCTCTTCATCTTCTTGATGACCTTTCTGCCTTGGTGACATTGTTCCTGTAATAGCATCATGTCAGTTAAAAGAAAACACAACCCCGGCAGGTTTGTTTGTTGACAAGAGGTctacaatatttattttgtgtatcaGCTGTTACAGTAATTGTTTGAGGCAGTTGCCTGACAATGTATACAATTAAAATATGAGACATAATTGTTGGTCAATACTTACTATCACAAGGCAAAATATTTAGTACTTCCAATAGACATATAAAACAGTCCTCTCCGATAGATTATGAAACTGTTAGTTACTTCCTTCTGCTGCAGAAAGGGATAGGGTAGGGAGGATTGAAAAGGAAGGGCAGATCACTCAGATCCCAAGATGAGAGGAACCCACCTGTAGTGAAGATGAGGATAGACAGGACTCCTGGGAACAAATCAGCTGGGGAGTACCCAATTGTAGTGGAATTGAATCAGCCCATTAGTTATAGTAAATGTATGGTAACATGCAGAGAGAACGCTCATTGACACTGCAGAGCTTCAGAATGATTGGGCAGGTGAAAGCATGACAGGTAAATGGTTCTTTGGGAAAAAGAGCTAGCATAACATTTCACTCGCCAGTTTTCCTAGATAATATTAAACATGGATTTAATAAGTCTAAAATAGGACATTACAAGTCCcaagaagtatttaagagagaaattTGGACACAAGACTCTTGGGTCTAAAGGTTTGGAATTTGAACGAAATGCATTATGCCACATTTGCGTAAGTAATGCATgatcctattttgttgtctgtgatAATTTTTTGAGAAGTCATGTAATGCAGAGCTATTAATGCTCTATCAACCTGGAAGAAAAGAAAACCTGAGATCTTTAGGTGACATTAGTCACAGGCATCAGCATTCTATCCCATTTCTTGCCCCTGCTGAGGTGAAAATATTTGTAAATCAACTGTAAAAAGACTATTTCTACTTAGCAGATCATAGACCCACTAGATACTGACTGTATTAcataaaaaaacacattttctcCCTGTCGAGAGCACGATACTTCTCTTTATTTTAGACACAATCACAGGATGTGGTGCTAATGATTACTGGTTTTGACTATGTTTGAACATCCTCAGAATATATATGTCATTGGTGGCACAGGCCAAAGAAAGCATTTGTAACACGTCATTGACACTTTGTCCACTATATGCTGCCTACGATGTATTGAGTCTCCAAATGGCCATTGTATGGTTGAAACCCCTTACCTTGCCCTTACTGCAGATGGTTGTCACGGCAGCAGGCATTACGAGATCTGACAATATCTTGTTCACATGATACACTGGGCTACTCCATTTCAAAGTCACAGTATGACCTTCTCTGCAATATAGAAGCTATTCATAATTCAGTTGCTCATGAGTCTAGTTTTCTGCTACTATTGAGAAGAACTTATCAAATTTAGTGGCCATTGATTTGAGTATATGATCTGTGAAGTAACTGCTGCCATCTGGGAGCTGAACATCATTTGCTGTACGGTGTTAATTTGTGATAAAATTCTCTCAAGCTTCCAGCTGCATCAGATGGTTTAAAAGTCTATGAACTAACGGCTGAATACTCCTTgggcattgtcaagtggtgactgcctGCTATAGTCCTTATGCAGCCACACTTACTTCTGTGACATCACTGGTGATCATTCCAGTGTCATATAAGGTAATGTTTTGGTTGCATGCCTGCTTCAATCTCCCAATGGCAGGATCCCAAACCGTGCGTAGCTGCAGGGCCACCATTTTTGTTGAgggtgttgtcacaaatttttattaggACCAAAATGGAATTACAGATTTGCTGAAAGTGGGAAATGATAGAAATTgatagggaaagttgaaaatttgtaccagatcaggatttgaacctgcgtctcctgcttactaggcagatgctatgATCACTGAGTTAGCCAGACTCAGTGGCCATTGCAACTGCATGGACTCCCCTAGCACGACTCccgtcagactcaaattctcaactttttttttgagtggtcagtcttctgactagtttgatgcaacctgcctcgaattcctctcctgtgccagaatAGCACACACAACCTTTGTCAGTTATTTGCCGGACGTATTCCAACCTTTgtaccctctagtatcatggatgttattctctgatgtcttaacacatgtcctatcaccaTTTCCCTTCTCCTTGACAGTGTTTTTCTCATgtccctttcctctccaattctgtgcagaacctcctcattcttacctcatcagtccatctaaATTCAACATTTGCCTACAGCACCACATGCATCAAATGCTTCAAATCTCTTCTGTTAAGATTTTCCACTACCATCCAATGCTGTGCTCtgagtgtacattctcagaaatttcttcctcaaattaaggcctatgtttgatactagtagacttctcttggccagaaattccctttttgccagtgctagtttgcttatTATATcgcccttgctccatccgtcattggttattttgctgcctaactagaattctgtaacttcatataattcatgaccatcagtcctgatgttaagtttctcactgttcttatttctgctgcttctccttagtgttgtctttcttcaatttactgtttTGTCCCCAGTAGATTGTTCGTtcccattcaggagatcatgtagCTCTTCTTCACCTTAactggggatagcaatgtcaccagtgaattgtatcattgatatcctttcaccctgaattttaattccattcttgaaccttccttttatttccatcattgcttcttcaacgttTAGATTGACAGTAGagacgaaagactacacccctgtcttacgccctttttaatacgagcacttcattcttggtcttctactcttattattccctccaggctcatgtacatgtttctttgttacccatctctccctgcagcttacccctattttcctcggaattttaaacatcttgcactatttgacattGCCAAATGCTTTTTGTAGGatgacaaatcctgtgaacatgtcttgattttccttttgtcttgcttccattatcaactgcaacatcagaattggctctctggtgtctttacctttccaaaagccagACTGATCTTTTCTTCCATTCATCTGTGTACTATTCATGTTAGCAACTTGAACGCATGCATGTTAAGCTGATCACTCAATGATTCCTGTACTTGTTAGTTCTtaacagtctttggaattgtgtagatgattttccataagtcagatggtattttgcctgtcccatacattctacaaaccaatgtgaaaagtcgttttgtggccactcccccccccccccccccaaatgttttTGTGATTCTGAAAGAAtgctatcaatcccttctgccttcttcAATCGTAGGTCTtccaaaactttcagattctaatactggatcccctatcttgtCTCGGTCGACTCctattttttcttctgtcacatcatcagacaagtccctCCCCTAATAGAAGCGTTCAATGTCCTCTTTCCaattatccgctctcttctctgcagttAATATTGGAATTCCTATTGTACTCTTAGTgtaaccactcttgcttttaatttcaccgaagattgttttgactttcctgtatgctgagtcagtccttccaacaatcatttttttttaatttcaccacatttttcatgcagccatttcgtcttagcttcattgCTCCTCCTACTGATATCATTCTctgtgacttatatttctgtattcctgaatttccctgaacatttttgtcctttttttcttttatcgatcaactgaagtttttcttctgttagctgtggtttatttgcagttaccttctttgtacatatgttttttctttccaactcctgtgattgccatttttagagatgccattctcttcaactgtacagcatactgagcttttccttattgttgtatctatagccttagagaacttcaagcatatattGTCATTCCTTAGTGTTTCAATATCCCACGTCTTtgtgtgttgattcttcctgattaatctcttaaactccaGCCTAGTCTTCGTTGCTACTGCATTGTGATATGATTGTGTATCTACCGCTGGGTATGccgtacaatccagtatttgatttcggaatttctgcctgaccattatgtagtctaactgaaatcttcccatgtctCCTGGCCTTTTCTGAGTACACCTCtttgtcttgtgattcttgaacagagtattcactattactaactgaaatttattgtccttttattggttattcaatctttttcttggcAGTCCCTTTCTGGAGATCCAAATGTGGGtctgttctggaatcttttgccaatggagagatcatcgtaacacttcctcaattacaggccacatatcctgtggatacacattatgtgtctttaatgctatggttttcattgtcttctgcatcgTCATTCTGTTGATCATTATGATTCTTACACCTTTAGAGACGGTTTCCCCCCTCAAGgtcaagagagtgccatgaacctctgtccacacctctgccctctttgacaaggctgttggcagaatgagggtggcttcttatgccagaagtcttcggccaccaatgctgattactaTTCAAAATTTGAGAGGTGgttggattcgaatctgcgaccaaagACGTTTTGCTTACTAAACAAGGACACTACCTCTAGACCACTTGTGCAAATTATGCGCACATTATCCTActattgcccattatcctcattacttgcaGCATTATGCCACTTCCTGTAAGAGTTTGAGCCTGATGTGAATCTGTAGAGAAGATATCGTGActggaataggaaaacaggaaaatAGCAATGGTACACCAAGTACTCTCCCACCATACACAAGAAAGAGAGCGAGCTAATGTTGCATTGTCATCCAAGTCTGAGCATCTGTCAAGTAAACAGGAGAACTTCTCCCATTGATTCAATCAAAGCAGTAATTTCTTTGTGTGTGCTGGATCAaaatgataaacaaataaaagctaacacacacacacacacacacacacacacacacacacacacacacacacacacacaaaattttatatttatcatttcttttatgattctaccCCAGAAACTACCAGTCTGTGTAATAACAGATGCCAGTTTTCTGGAGGAAGCCCTGATATTACTGGTTTCTTGGGTTATCTCTTGTGTTCTACACAGTGCTGTTCAGTAGTATGCACGGTCTGTCCTACATAAAACTGTCTACACCCACATGGTATATAATATACTCATTGCATACTGAGCCATTCACATGCAGCTGATAGTTGGCCACCTTGCCTGCAGTTGCAGTGAACACTGTATtgatggctcagtggtcagagcatctgtcacaaatatttcacagtTGAGAATATGATTGCTGCTACCTTCTGTGTGAGCTCGATTATCTGTAATTTTTACATTTGCGGCCTTTTCATGAGATATAATATGCAGGATGAAGCAATATATCACTTGACCCAGttgaagaaaaataagtaaacaaaaaatttgCCACATCTCTCtgctgtaatctcatcaaaatgtttgaaatcaattgaaaaatagcacaaacacaagactaaaaagcagaaaataactatATAAATAAAAACTCTTTAATGTAACACTTCCTGAAAATGGAATAAAAAGTATTAACTAGTCTCTCCTAGCCACATACAGATTAGTAACAGCATACAAGTAGTCCTGAAAATTTTGTGACATGTACTGCCACTTGTGGGAAGTATTTTTTCTCAGAACAGTTCATATCATTTGAAGCAATAAACTTTTTAGGGACGTAGGTGAACTATTCGTACGTCAGTTCCTATTGCATGCATcacatatttttcatttaaaattttgcaagtattttcacaactattaaaaattcacaagcaccaattttcaggactatctgtatggtaTCAGGAATCTGTATGTGGCTAGGAGAAACTATTTGATACATTTTAGTCCATTTTTAAAATGTATGATATGAAAAAGGTTTTTCACTTAAGTAattatatttaattaaatttattttagttCTGTCTACATCTAAAtatgtactctgcaaaccaatgtgaggagggtgcatcctattttaccagttattagggtttctccctgttccattcatgtatgaagtGTGGGAAAAGTTATTGTTTGTATATCTCTGTGtgtgcagcaattattctaatcttatcctcacaatccccatgtgagcaatatgtaggtggttgtagtatatccccagaataatcatttaaagccagttcttgaaactttgttaatacacTTTTTTGGGATAGTTTATGCCTATTTTCAAGAGTCTTATAGTTCAGTTCCTTCACTATCtccatgacactctcccatgggttaaacaaacctgtggccattcgctGTATCATTtagtattccctgttagtcctatgtggtatgggtcccacacacttgagcaacatttaaTAGGATGGTTTGGATGAGtggtttgtaagcagtctcctttgtagactgattgcatgtcCTCAGTATTCTGCCAGTTAACCAAAATTTGCTACCTACTTTATCCATGAAGGAGTCTATGTGATCAATTTATTTCATATacgtacaatgtgttacaccgaggttgATTTCAACTGTGAGTCATTGATAGTATGGTCATATgatactacattttttgttttctgaagtgcacagttttacatttctgaacatttaaagcaaattggcaatctttgcaccacttcgaaatcttatcaagatatgattgaatatttatgcagcttcttttcaacagtacttcattatagataactgcatcatctgcaaaacatcaGAGGTTTCTGTTAATATTttatgcaaggtcattaatatacaacatgaacagcaagggtcccaacacacttccctgtggcacacctgaagttacttctacctcTGATGATGGCCCTCAACCTAAGATAACATgccgtgtcctccctaccaaaaagtcctcaatccagtcataaatttcacttgatatccccatATGATCATTCTTTTGACAAGCGTAAGTGCGGTATTGAGTCAaaagcttttcagaaatcaagaaatactgcatctacctggttgccttatcCAAAACTTCCAGTATGTCATAAGAGAAAAGTGCAAATTGGGttccacatgattgatgttttcgaaatccatgcttgtTGGCATTGAgaaagtcattctgttcaagatacctcattacatttgagttcagaatatgtacaaaaattctacaacaaattgatgtcaagggtgTCAgagagtagttttgtggatcacttctactacccttcttatagaCGGAAATGACCTGTGTCTTTTTCCAATAACTGTGCTG
The Schistocerca gregaria isolate iqSchGreg1 chromosome 1, iqSchGreg1.2, whole genome shotgun sequence genome window above contains:
- the LOC126274348 gene encoding transcription elongation factor 1 homolog, with product MGRRKSKRKPPPKRKAIEPLDLQFNCPFCNHEKSCDVKMDKGRNTARITCRVCLEDFQTSINCLSEPIDVYNDWIDACETAN